In the Halorubrum ruber genome, CTCCGGCGCGCGGTCGCCGGAATCGTATCGCGCACGGAATCGTATCTCCCCGACAGCTACGCCGTCGGCTCCGAGCTCTCCGTCGGCGCCGAGGGCCCGCAGGCGACCGTCGCGGTGAACCCCCGGCCGGCCACCCGGTTTCGGCCGGCTTCACCCCCGACCCGGAGGACTTGGACGCCGGCATCGCCGAGTCCGACACCGACGAGGTCGCCCGCGGCCTCGCCGCCAGCGCGGCGGTCCAAGTGATGGACGCCGTCGGCGACATCACGCCGACCGCGAAGTAGTTACTCCGCTCGTTCCGACCGGTCCGCGCTGTTCTCGCCGGTCTCCCCGCTCTCGTCAGCGCCCCGACGCTCGTCGCGCGAGTACACTCGCAGGTCGCCCTCGCCCGGCGGCTTCAGCACGCCTGTGACGCGGCCGTACATGCCGAAGATGTCGTCGTACCCGTTCTCGCTCGCGAGGATCGGGACCACGCCCGACTCCTCGACGCGATGGGTGTACACGTCGTCCTCGGCGAACACCGCGCCCGCCGGGATCGCCTCGAAGTTCGCGAAGTGGACGTGCGGCTCTCCGCCCCCCTTCGGCACCTCCTCGCTGCCCTTCACCACGGTCGTCTCCGAGAACGTCGGCGGCTCGTCCGCCAGCGCGCCGTGGACGCGGAGGAAGGCGAGGCAGGCCTCGTAGCCGAATTCGACGGCCTCCTCGCTTCCCTGTCGGCCGACCTCGATCGAGACGGTGTGCGGGATCGTGGAGTCGAGCGTCGTCGACCGCAGGCCGCTCGCGTCGACGACGTGGTCGACGGGGAGCCCGGTGACGGTGCGCCGGACCGACGCCGTGAGGTCGCTGAAGATGGCGAACGGCGGGGGCGCGCTGTGCGAGGTGTGGAGCGCGAGGACCGCGTCGAACCCCTCCAGCGCGGCGGCGAGCCGCGGCGCGAGCGCGCGCTCGTACTCCTCGCTGTCGGCGTCGCCCGGGAACGACCGGTTCAGGTCCGCGTCCGTGTAGCGCGTCTCGGCCTCGATCGCCGGCTCGTTGGCGAGAATGAGCCGGACGAGCCCCTCGGACCCCGTGCCGCCGTCGATCCCGCCTCCGTCGGACGGGTCGAGCGGGGGGAGTTCCGCCGCGAGCCGTTCCACGATCCGCACGCCGGCGGGCTCGTCGCCGTGGATCCCGCCGACGATCGCGACGCGGGCCGACCCCGCCGACTCGCGGTCGATCGTTTGCATACCGTCTTTACGTCGCCGTCCGCCCATAAATCGTCGCGATCCGCGGTCGGCGGGGAGCGTCACCGATCGAGGCGCGGCGTCATCGATCGAACCGCTCCGCGAGCGCGGTCCGGTACCGTCGCGCCAGCCGCCGCGCGACGAAGCGGTCGCGGGGGTCCACGCCGATGAGCCGGAGCGAGGCCGCGTACGCCGCGAGCCCGACCGCGCTCCCCGCGAGGACCGCCGCCGGACCGGCGAGGGCCGCGCGGACGCCGTACATGACGGCCGCGGCGACGCCCCCCGCCGCGAGCGGGGTGAGGAAGGTCCGGTCGAACGGCCACAGCCCCTCGAAGTGCCGGAGGAGGACGACCTGGATCCCGTTCTGTACCGCGATGGCGAGCGACGTGCCGAGCGCGGCGCCGACGAGCCCGTACCGGACCACGAACGCGTAGGTCAGCCCGACGTTGAGGACCGCGAGCAGCCAGTCGAGCGCCATCCGCGCGTACTGGTGGTCGGTCATCATCAGGAGCCAGCCGGTGGCGCCGACCGCGCTCCCGACGAAGACGCCGCCGAGGTAGACGACCAGGGGGAGGTAGCCGTCGACGTACGCCTCGCCGAACAGCCCCAGTATCTCGCGGCCGTACACCGCCAGCACGGCGAGAATCGGGACGACGGCGGTGACGATCTGTCGCGTGACGGAGCCGTACACCGCGTTGAGCGTCGCCGTCCGGTCGTTCGCGTACAGCTCCGAAGCGACCGGCGGGAGGAGTTGGTTGAAAGAGAGGAGCGGGATCCACGCGACCGCGATCACCACGAGGACGACGTTGTACACGCCGGCCGCGGTCGCCGTCAGCAGCGCGCCGACAAGCAGTACGTCGACGCGGTTCTGGAACACCTTCCCGAGGCTGCTCATCGCCACCGGCGCCGCGTGGTCGTAGAAGCGGCGCGCCTCCGCGCGGGCGCCCCGGAGCGTCGGCCGAACGCCGGTGACGGACGCGGAGAGGGGGACCGCGGCCGCCGCGAGGACCCCGGTCGCGGCGACGATCGCGCCGGCGACGCCGACGACGGAGTAGCCGAGCGCCAGCGCGCCGACGGCGCCGACGAGCCTGACGCCCGGCCGCAACAGCTTGTTGAACAGGATCTCGCCGCGGGCCGACCCGACCGCGCGGAAGAGCGCGGACGCGACCATCACGACGCCGAGGAGGCCGACGAGTCCGCCGAACGCGCGCATCGTTCCCGCGAACGCCGGCTCCGTGACGGTGCGGGCGTTTATCACCGGCGCCGCGAGCCAGACGCCGGCCGCGATCGCGAGCCCGAACCCGAGCGTCGTCGCGTACGCGAGGCCGGCGACCGCGCCCTGTCGGTCCGGGTCCGCCCCGTACTCCGGGAGGTACCGCTGGATCGCTGGGACGCTGCCGAACGTCACGAGTCTGGACAGCAGCTGGGCGATCCGCCACGCCAGCGCGTACACGCCGTAGGCGGTCGGGCCGAGCCCGCGGGTCAGCGCGAACTCGGTCGCCGCGATGAGCGCGCGCTGGCCGGCGACCCCGCCCGAGGTGAGCACCGCGCCGTGCGCGATCGTCTCCAGCGCCTCGCGCTCGTCGTCCGGGATCGCGTCGCCCGCGTCGCCCTCGCTGCCGGGGCGGGCGTCGCGCTCGCCGTCGCAGCGCTCGCCGCCCTCGCGGCCCTCGGCGTCCGAATCGTCTCCCTCCTCGTCGCGTTCGTGCTCCACGGTCGTCTCCGTCGGTCGGTCGGGGTCCCGCCGAAAAAGCGACCCGCTTTGCGGCCGCCCTAAATGAATATAATTATCGTTCACGATGGATTTATCACCCTCATCCCGCCCACTCTCCCCATGGACGGAGGAGAAGTCGCCGGCGACGGCGGCCCGGGAGAACCGAGCGGGGACGCCGAGAGCGACCGGACACGGCGGGTAGCGTCAGACGACGAGATCGCCGCGGACGGCGGGGTCGCCGCGGGCGGGCCTACCGGGCCGGATCAGTCGGGCGTCTCCGCCGCCGCGCTGGGCCACGACCGGCCAGACGTCGAGGTGTACCGGTCGCTCGCGGCCGACCTGCGCGACGCGGTCGCGGGCGGCGTCGAGTTCGACGAGTACGCGCAGGTGCTGTACGCGACCGACGGGAGCGTCTATCAGGCCCGACCGGCTGGCGTGGTGTACCCTCACGGGGTCGACGACGTGCGGGCGGCGATGCGGGTCGCGGCCGACCACGGCGTCCCGGTCCTCCCGCGCGGCGCGGGGTCGTCGCTCGCGGGACAGACGGTCGGTCCCGGCTGCGTCGTCCTCGACTGCTCGCGACACATGGACTCGATCCTGTCGGTTGACCCCGACGCGCGCCGCGCCACGGTCCAGCCCGGCGTCGTCCAGGACGACCTCGACGACCGGCTCGCCGAGGACGGCCTGAAGTTCGCGCCCGACCCCGCGTCCTCGGCGCGCGCGACCGTCGGCGGCGGCATCGGCAACAACTCCACCGGCGCCCACTCCGTGCGGTACGGGATCACCGACGCCTACACCGAGGAGCTCCGGGTGGTGCTGGCGGACGGCTCGCTCATCCACACCCGTGAGGTCGTCCTCGACTCCCCCGAGTACGAGGCGATCGTCGCGGGCGAGGCGGGCGGCGAGCGCGAGGCCGCGCTGTACGAGACGGTCCGCGCGCTCGTCGAGGAGAACGCCGACGAGATCGAGAACCGCTACCCGACGCTCAAGCGGTCGGTCTCAGGCTATAACCTCCACAAGGCGATCTACGAGAACGACGACGGCGAGGAGGTGATCAACCTCTCGAAGCTGTTCGTCGGCGCCGAGGGGACGCTGGGCGTCGTCGTCGAGGCCACCCTCTCGCTCGTCACCCGCCCCGAGGAGACCGCGCTGGCGCTGTACTCCTTCGACACGCTCGACGCGGCGATGCGGGCGGTCCCCGAGGCGCTCGAACTCCCGGTGAGCGCGGTCGAGCTGATGGACGACGCGGTCGTCGAGCTGGCGGCGGGGTCACCGGAGTACGCCGAGTACGCGGAGCCGATCCCGGACCGGGCCGCGGCCGCGCTCATGTTAGAGTGGGACTCGGAGCTGGTCGACGAGTTCGAGGCGGCGGTCGCCGAAGCGAACGACCGCTTCCTCGGCGACGGCGACCGCGACGCGTTCGACGTCATCGAGGCGTACGACGAGGGGACCCAGGAGGACCTCTGGAACCTCCGGAAGGCGGCGATCCCCCTCCTGATGAGCATGGACGGCGACGCGAAGCCGTACCCGTTCATCGAGGACGCGTCGGTGCCGCCCGCTGAGCTCGCCGACTACGTTGCCGCCTTCGAGGAGGTGCTCGACGACCACGGCACCTCGGCCGCGTACTTCGCGCACGCCGGGGTCGGCACCCTTCACATCCGGCCGATCCTCTCGCTGAAGGAGTCCGAGGACGTCGAGACGATGCACGACATCGCCGACGACGTCACCGACCTCGTCTTGGAGCACCACGGCGCCTTCTCCGGCGAACACGGCGACGGGCTCGCGCGCACGGAGTTCAACCCGAAGATGTACGGCGAGGAGCTCTGGACGGCGTTCCAGGAGCTGAAGTCCGCGTTCGACCCCGAGTGGCGGATGAACCCCGGGAAGGTCGTCTACGTCGACGGCGAGACCGCGGCCGAGCGCGGCTACCCCGAGGCCGCCGCCGACACCGACATGCGCGAGAACCTCCGGTACGGGCCGACGTATCAGTCGGTCGAGCCGCAGACGGCGTTGGACTTTTCCGACGAGGGCGGGTTCTCCGAGCTCGTCGAGCTGTGTAACGGCTGCGGCACCTGTCGCGAGACCGACTCCGGGACGATGTGTCCGACCTATCGGGCCTCGGGCGAAGAGATCCAGACGACCCGCGGGCGGGCGAACATGCTCCGGGCCGCGATAAGCGGCGAGCTCGACGACGAGGAGATCCACTCCGACCGGTTCCAGGCTGAGGTGCTCGACCTCTGCGTCGGCTGTAAGGGGTGTCAGAGCGACTGCCCGACCGGCGTCGACCTCGCGAAGCTGAAGGCGGAGGTGAAACACGACCACCACGAGCGGGAGGGGGCGGGGATGCGCGAGCGGCTCTTCCGCGACATCGACCGGCTCTCGGCGCTCGGGAGCAAGCTCGCGCCGCTGTCGAACGCGGCGGCGAAGGTCCCGGGGGCCCGGAAGGCGATGGACGCGCTCGCGGGGATCGCCCCGAGCGCGCGCTGCCGACGTTCCGGTCGACGAGCTTCGAAGAGTGGTTCGCGGATCGCGGCGGCCCGGCGGTCGACGAGCGGGACGCGGTCGACACCGTTGCGCTGTTCCCCGACACCTACACCAACTACAGCTACCCGACGGCCGGGAAGGCGGCGGTGCGCGTGCTGGAGGCCGCGGACGTCCGCGTCGAGGTCCCCGACGACCTCGCCCCCTCCGGACGGGCCGCCTTCTCGACCGGGTTCCTCGACGCGGCTCGGGAGCGCGCGGCCGACAACGTCGCGGCGCTCGCGCCCCGAGTCCGGGAGGGGCAGTCGGTCCTCTTCGTCGAGCCCTCCGACGCGGTGATGTTCCAGGACGAGTATCTGGACTTACTCGACGGTGCGGACGCCGAGGCAGTGTCTGCGGCCGCGGCGGGCGTCTGCGAGTACCTCGACGCCCGTCGGGCCGACGAGCGGCTGTCGTTCGACGCGCCCGCG is a window encoding:
- a CDS encoding succinylglutamate desuccinylase/aspartoacylase domain-containing protein gives rise to the protein MQTIDRESAGSARVAIVGGIHGDEPAGVRIVERLAAELPPLDPSDGGGIDGGTGSEGLVRLILANEPAIEAETRYTDADLNRSFPGDADSEEYERALAPRLAAALEGFDAVLALHTSHSAPPPFAIFSDLTASVRRTVTGLPVDHVVDASGLRSTTLDSTIPHTVSIEVGRQGSEEAVEFGYEACLAFLRVHGALADEPPTFSETTVVKGSEEVPKGGGEPHVHFANFEAIPAGAVFAEDDVYTHRVEESGVVPILASENGYDDIFGMYGRVTGVLKPPGEGDLRVYSRDERRGADESGETGENSADRSERAE
- a CDS encoding lipopolysaccharide biosynthesis protein, which gives rise to MEHERDEEGDDSDAEGREGGERCDGERDARPGSEGDAGDAIPDDEREALETIAHGAVLTSGGVAGQRALIAATEFALTRGLGPTAYGVYALAWRIAQLLSRLVTFGSVPAIQRYLPEYGADPDRQGAVAGLAYATTLGFGLAIAAGVWLAAPVINARTVTEPAFAGTMRAFGGLVGLLGVVMVASALFRAVGSARGEILFNKLLRPGVRLVGAVGALALGYSVVGVAGAIVAATGVLAAAAVPLSASVTGVRPTLRGARAEARRFYDHAAPVAMSSLGKVFQNRVDVLLVGALLTATAAGVYNVVLVVIAVAWIPLLSFNQLLPPVASELYANDRTATLNAVYGSVTRQIVTAVVPILAVLAVYGREILGLFGEAYVDGYLPLVVYLGGVFVGSAVGATGWLLMMTDHQYARMALDWLLAVLNVGLTYAFVVRYGLVGAALGTSLAIAVQNGIQVVLLRHFEGLWPFDRTFLTPLAAGGVAAAVMYGVRAALAGPAAVLAGSAVGLAAYAASLRLIGVDPRDRFVARRLARRYRTALAERFDR